One region of Cicer arietinum cultivar CDC Frontier isolate Library 1 unplaced genomic scaffold, Cicar.CDCFrontier_v2.0 Ca_scaffold_5862_v2.0, whole genome shotgun sequence genomic DNA includes:
- the LOC101489698 gene encoding dirigent protein 9-like — MANVFFLHNPNTWKATLCLFLLTTTFFIANSARFLDEVESQPQAIGNLPGPGAAIPSATNIPQVSPITTLPNSQTPATTTTTESGEDDTDADPIVSENETPVEDIPPVVSPTMVETPKAEVPLPVVSGVTPVTAKPAAKEPSLSFFMHDILGGSHPSARVVAGIVANTDVTGLPFSKLNNNLFPITGGIPLVNPKLNGIVTNNNLPNLVGLSAAQSSTVFKNSGTSNTVSGGNNQPFVSAGNLPAGFTIQKLMFGSVTVIDDQLTEEHELDSSVIGRAQGFYLASSLDGTSKTIVLTILVHGGEHHDGVEDTISLFGVHRTASPESEIAVIGGTGKYENAGGYAALETLLNEDQHTTDGVDTILHFNIYLTE; from the coding sequence ATGGCCAATGTGTTTTTCCTACATAATCCTAACACATGGAAGGCTACACTTTGTCTCTTCCTCTTAACCACAACCTTTTTTATTGCCAACTCTGCTAGATTCCTAGATGAAGTTGAATCTCAACCTCAAGCTATAGGTAATCTACCAGGACCTGGAGCTGCCATTCCTTCTGCCACAAACATACCTCAGGTAAGCCCTATTACCACTCTTCCAAATAGCCAAACACCTGCCACCACCACAACAACGGAATCCGGCGAAGATGATACCGATGCCGACCCTATAGTCTCGGAAAATGAAACTCCAGTTGAGGATATTCCTCCAGTGGTAAGTCCTACCATGGTGGAAACTCCAAAAGCTGAAGTTCCACTTCCAGTTGTTTCTGGTGTGACACCGGTGACAGCAAAGCCGGCGGCAAAAGAGCCTTCTTTGTCATTCTTCATGCATGACATACTTGGTGGATCACATCCATCAGCAAGAGTGGTAGCAGGAATTGTAGCAAACACTGATGTAACTGGTTTGCCATTTTCCAAGCTTAACAACAATCTCTTCCCAATCACAGGAGGAATTCCATTAGTTAACCCTAAGCTCAATGGTATTGTCACAAACAACAATCTCCCAAACCTTGTAGGTCTCAGTGCTGCTCAATCCTCTACAGTATTCAAAAACAGTGGCACTAGCAATACTGTCAGCGGCGGAAACAATCAGCCGTTTGTGTCGGCGGGTAATCTCCCTGCTGGATTTACAATCCAGAAGCTGATGTTTGGTTCTGTGACAGTGATTGATGACCAGTTAACAGAAGAGCATGAGTTGGATTCTTCTGTTATAGGAAGAGCACAAGGGTTTTACTTGGCAAGTTCATTGGATGGTACTAGTAAGACAATTGTACTTACTATTTTGGTGCATGGTGGTGAGCATCATGATGGGGTTGAGGACACTATAAGTCTGTTTGGGGTTCATAGGACGGCGTCGCCGGAATCTGAGATAGCAGTGATTGGTGGGACTGGGAAGTATGAGAATGCTGGAG